GGTTTTGGGACGGGCCGTGCCGACTCACGATGAGTTCCGCAAAGTCGACTTCAGGCTCCACCGTTGCTTGCTTTTCGACGTTGGCCGCCGCGGCCACAGGAACCTGCGCGGCGAGGCTCCGCCCGAGCAGTTGCCGGGGCGACAGCGCCACGTCCGCCCCCGCCGCCCGATGGTATCGGGTCGCCGAGGCATCCTCGGCGAGCGTGATGATACGGCGTTCTGGACTGGCCTCACGGGCCGCGAGCACGATACTGGCATTTTCATCGTCGGCGACGTCGGCCACCAGGGCTTTCGCCGCCCCGACGGAGGCTCGCTCCAGGACGGCAGTCGACGTTGGGTCCCCCTCCATGACTTCGTAGTTCTGCTCGTGGAGCGACGCGGCCTGCTCCGTATTGGGTTCAATGAGCACGTACTCCTGCCCCCGCCCAATCATTTCGTCGATAAAGACCTCCACCCGGGGTGTGTAGCCGCACACGATGACGTGACCGGATCGACCCGGGAGCCCTTTTGGGGCCGTGGGCCGGAGGGCCTCGCGGAGCCAGGGCACCACGAACACGTCAACGGCACTGAGAATGAATCCGATGCCCGCGAGTTGGATGACGACCACAAGCAGATTCATCTGGGGACTGGTCCAGGGCGCGTCCTCGCCGTATCCGGTCGTCGTGAACGTCTGCACCACCACCTCCAGCGCCTGGTACCACGGCCGCGGCCGTCCCTCCCACACGCTCATGCCCAGGCTGTACGCCCCCGTTAGTCCCACGGTTGCGGCTACGAGCACCAGAAGGTAGTAGGCCGTGCGGCGGGTCAAGGACGTCATCACGCCGAAGAGTCGTCGGGAGGAGGAAATCAGAGTCTGAGGTGGTCGGCCGAACCGGAACTGGCCCCGTGGCGATTGGGGTAGCGGACGGGTTTAACCTATGCTTCGGCGCCCCAAGGAACAACGTCCTCGTGAGGCCTCCGTCCGACCGGCCGTCTCTGGAGCCGTACGGAACGACGCGACGGGCGTACAAATGCAACCAGAGCATTCACTTGCACATCACTTCTCCTCTGGTCGATGTCCGACGCCCCGGAGGCCCACCCCGAAGATCCTTCATCGAACCAAGGGGCTCCCTGCCAGAATTGCGGCGCGCCCCTCGTCGGCGAGTACTGCCACCAGTGTGGGCAACGGCACGTCTCTAAGCTTCGGGTGCTCTACCTGGTGCGGCGCTTCCTCGAATCCGCGCTGGACCTGGAGGACCTGGAACGGGGCGTCGGGCAGACGCTTCGTCGCGCCGCGCAGAATCCAGGCCGCGTGGCCCGCCGGTACGTGGACGGGGAGCGCCGGGAGTTCGTAAATCCCCTCGGCTATTTCTTGCTGACCGCCACGGCCACGTTTCTCGTCTTCTCAGTCTTCCAGGAGGCGTGGGTACAGGGGCAGGCCGAGGCGTACGAGACGATGTGGCGTTCCCTAAACGTTAATCCCGACGAGATCTTTCGAGCCGGATCCCCGCTTCGATCGTTCGGCTGGTCGTCCACTCAAGACCTGGCAAGGGGCCTTTTCCAGTGGTTTCAGCAATTACAGACCTACGTTGG
This is a stretch of genomic DNA from Salinibacter grassmerensis. It encodes these proteins:
- a CDS encoding DUF3667 domain-containing protein, with amino-acid sequence MSDAPEAHPEDPSSNQGAPCQNCGAPLVGEYCHQCGQRHVSKLRVLYLVRRFLESALDLEDLERGVGQTLRRAAQNPGRVARRYVDGERREFVNPLGYFLLTATATFLVFSVFQEAWVQGQAEAYETMWRSLNVNPDEIFRAGSPLRSFGWSSTQDLARGLFQWFQQLQTYVGLVNCVVAGLLLQWSLSGWSFAETLVFELYVTAQATLFLGVLGPLFFWGAPAFIGVLPLLLQAGLRAHGAGAFFGTRWTRRLLPVCTYMASTVVLIVASSLLTAELLAYWA